From Salinicola endophyticus:
GCTCTTTCATGCGTTCTTGCTGTCGTTTCTCATCGCGACTCAGCGCGTGGCGATGATCCAGACCGCATGGATGATGCCCGGGATATAGCCCAGCAGCGTCAACACGATGTTGATCCAGAACTGCAAGCCCAGACCCACCTGCAGGAATACCCCTACCGGGGGCAGGATGATGGCGAAGATGATACGGATGATATCCATGTAGCCTCCTTTGCTGTGGCCACGTTCGCCCTCTTCAGCGCCAACGCCCACATTGATATAACACTCCCTTGCGGCGCCTCTTCATCACCGCCATCGTCACCGCAGCCGACCGACACGCGACGGCGCCTAGACACTCGCGTGGCCGACACCTGGGCGTCGATCCGCTCGGCTGCTCACCAGCATAGCTGGCCTTGCGCAATCCTGCTGTCTAGCGTCGTTGATGTGACACGGCTCCGTCGTCTTCGGCGGTCTCGCCAGTGTTCGACTCGATCTCTTCAGCCCCGCCGTCACGCGGCCGGTGCTTGCCCTTTATCTCGGCGGCGCCACTCGCCAGCGCCTCGTGGTAGCGCTCCCAATCCTCCCAATCGTGCGGCGTGCCGCTACGCGGGCCGTGTTCGGCGGCTTCCCGCGCACGGGCCCAGGCCTTCTCCTCGAGCGACTGCGGCTTGTCCTCCTCCTTGTCCAGCGCAATACCCTGCTTGGCCAGATAGTCGCGCGCATTCATGACACTCTCCTGCCCTTACGGGCGTTGTCCAACCTGATACTGCCTGTCGACGCTCTTCCCGCCACGACGGACGTCCAGCGTGCTCGAACCCACAT
This genomic window contains:
- a CDS encoding YqaE/Pmp3 family membrane protein; this translates as MDIIRIIFAIILPPVGVFLQVGLGLQFWINIVLTLLGYIPGIIHAVWIIATR